The Neodiprion fabricii isolate iyNeoFabr1 chromosome 4, iyNeoFabr1.1, whole genome shotgun sequence genome window below encodes:
- the LOC124181542 gene encoding BTB/POZ domain-containing protein 7 isoform X2, whose translation MEYPDTFRDTDFSLCIFCKKRKVYLISRRLVSGRAMNILRILIPCALQRGGESEGQGGGGGCWLTGGRRGDDSCMTQRMGASASSSPAAIGGDPIQAARLSSTGNPDQLGIIVRERKKKVTGFATLRKKFIRRRRSSKACDHGRVIRELVSSWSPLEAGALLEEYEALAALKDLHVQAELARPPAATFKQDLSTLYDYKHCTDADLVYRGACFPVHRALLSARCPYFRELLTGCPGYGARICLELRTPGIDVQMFSALLRYLYTGDICPHDASLDIALLRRLGEEFGTPNPLEHDLRYLLDTGDYADAALVFTSDGDYQRPDSGSSEYGFRPKLELPCHKAILSARSPFFRNLIQRRTRSGEDHTERALHIPTRIVLDECVIPKRYARVLLHAVYLDTVDLSLILRGSGCGNSAGSLGEVQALTHTGRVRPSPLEEAMELYQIGRFLELDILSQGCEDLILEWLTLDSLPTVLKWGSQPHGSAWVHRQALHFLREEFQPIASSPVLHQLDRAHLMSILQSHFLQASELEVLQAVLRWGEQELVRRMEDREPNLLSHTAHSVTRKGVKKRDLSDVELREILSELLPLVRMDHVLPPSSEILAQAIRRGLVSTPPSHMIGDERENLRVNAWIRGGKNNGLFVRPRLFMPYYEEIKALVEEQLVQEAELVRLRRARYIPDIPDTLYMVEEKPRSMGAVGLDILAAALPVPDSATMSAMLKREQKLRQSPGCQRAVSLPLSSRHEVNRQVRLRVVREFNLPDPVADLLENAACYRIGDPDENITGVEEINSGNVGSNVGNVAPVCYGRNMTFPRQASTYSHRHELPAIVTEGENYRLPGEPENNSCSDGHLSDIMPDVAMATASFGALQLAEQQELELDLGDGASHLLQHATVSAGTVGPHHPLLPHQRQRRFPGPPPPYAHHRPGTGPSRKTVQRR comes from the exons ATGGAATATCCCGATACATTTAGAGACACTGACTTTTctctatgtattttttgtaAGAAACGAAAAGTGTATTTGATTAGCCGCAG gCTGGTGTCTGGGCGAGCGATGAACATACTCCGGATCCTGATCCCGTGTGCGTTGCAGCGAGGTGGAGAGAGCGAAGGGCAAGGCGGGGGTGGAGGTTGTTGGTTGACGGGAGGTAGGAGAGGGGATGATTCTTGCATGACCCAGAGGATGGGAGCTTCAGCTTCTTCCAGTCCCGCCGCTATCGGTGGAGACCCAATTCAGGCAGCTAGGCTTTCATCCACTGGTAATCCTGATCAATTGGGCATCATTGTTCG cgagagaaagaagaaagtaaCAGGATTTGCAACAttgcgaaagaaatttatCAGAAGACGACGTTCGTCGAAGGCCTGCGACCATGGAAGAGTTATTAGAGAATTGGTCTCGAGTTGGAGCCCTCTAGAAGCTGGTGCACTTTTGGAAGAATACGAGGCATTAGCTGCTCTGAAAGATCTACACGTACAAGCTGAGCTCGCGAGACCTCCAGCTGCAACTTTTAAACAAGATCTATCTACGTTGTATGATTATAAGCATTGTACCGATGCTGACCTTGTCTACAGAGGAGCATGTTTTCCAGTACACAGAGCACTCCTATCGGCTCGGTGCCCGTATTTTAGAGAACTACTGACAGGCTGTCCAG gatACGGTGCTCGAATATGCCTAGAATTAAGAACACCTGGAATAGATGTTCAGATGTTTTCTGCACTCCTACGTTATTTATATACAGGAGACATCTGTCCGCATGACGCGTCCCTCGATATAGCTCTTCTCCGGCGATTAGGAGAAGAGTTTGGTACGCCAAACCCCCTTGAACATGATCTCAGATATTTATTAGACACCGGTGATTACGCAGACGCTGCATTGGTCTTCACCTCTGATGGTGACTACCAGAGGCCAGATAGTGGGAGTTCGGAATACGGATTCCGACCAAAGTTGGAGCTACCTTGTCATAAAGCCATACTATCTGCTAGATCAccatttttcagaaatttgatACAAAGACGAACCAGATCAGGGGAAGATCACACAGAAAGAGCACTTCATATACCCACTAGAATAGTCCTAGATGAATGTGTGATACCTAAGAGATATGCAAGAGTATTGCTTCATGCTGTCTACTTGGACACAGTTGATCTATCATTGATACTAAGAGGCAGTGGGTGTGGAAACAGTGCAGGGAGTCTAGGAGAG GTGCAGGCGCTAACACATACAGGAAGAGTGAGACCAAGTCCTTTAGAAGAAGCTATGGAACTCTATCAAATAGGCAGATTTCTCGAACTCGACATACTCTCTCAAGGCTGTGAAGATCTCATACTGGAATGGCTCACCTTAGATTCTCTTCCTACCGTGCTTAA ATGGGGTAGCCAACCGCATGGGTCGGCGTGGGTTCATAGACAAGCATTACATTTTCTGAGAGAAGAATTTCAACCTATTGCATCATCTCCGGTCCTTCACCAATTGGATCGTGCACATCTGATGAGCATCCTCCAGAGCCATTTTCTACAAGCAAGTGAGCTTGAGGTATTGCAGGCCGTTCTCAGATGGGGTGAACAGGAATTGGTTCGCAGAATGGAAGATCGAGAACCCAATCTTCTTAGTCATACCGCGCATTCGGTCACTAGAAAAGGTGTCAAGAAACGAGATCTCAGTGACGTTGAATTACGTGAAATACTCAGCGAACTGTTACCCCTTGTTCGAATGGATCATGTTCTACCACCAAGTAGTGAAATTTTGGCTCAA GCTATTCGAAGAGGTCTGGTATCCACTCCACCAAGTCATATGATAGGAGATGAACGAGAAAACTTGAGAGTAAATGCTTGGATTAGAGGAGGCAAAAATAATGGTCTTTTCGTGAGGCCTCGATTATTCATGCCATATTACGAGGAGATAAAG GCTTTAGTCGAAGAACAGTTAGTTCAGGAGGCAGAATTGGTAAGGTTACGAAGAGCGCGCTACATTCCTGACATTCCGGACACTCTTTATATGGTTGAGGAGAAGCCAAGATCAATGGGTGCTGTTGGTCTTGATATTTTAGCTGCAGCTCTGCCAG TTCCAGACTCAGCAACTATGTCGGCGATGCTGAAACGAGAACAAAAATTGAGACAATCGCCCGGTTGTCAGCGTGCAGTCAGTCTGCCTCTGTCATCTCGACATGAAGTGAACCGGCAGGTACGGTTGCGTGTTGTAAGAGAGTTCAATCTACCTGATCCAGTTGCAGATCTTCTTGAg AATGCAGCCTGCTATCGCATAGGTGATCCAGATGAAAATATAACAGGAGTAGAAGAGATCAACAGTGGAAATGTAGGAAGTAACGTGGGGAATGTTGCTCCAGTATGCTATGGTAGAAACATGACGTTTCCTCGTCAAGCATCGACTTATTCTCACAGACATGAACTTCCAGCAATTGTTACCGAAGGAGAGAACTATAGACTTCCTGGAGAG CCTGAGAACAATTCGTGCAGCGACGGACATTTGTCAGACATAATGCCAGATGTAGCTATGGCAACTGCATCATTCGGTGCCCTCCAATTGGCTGAGCAGCAGGAGTTGGAGTTGGATCTTGGAGATGGGGCCTCGCATCTCCTCCAGCATGCTACCGTTTCTGCAGGAACAGTCGGTCCCCATCATCCGTTGCTTCCTCATCAACGCCAAAGACGTTTTCCAGGCCCGCCTCCGCCGTATGCTCATCACCGTCCAGGAACTGGCCCATCTAG GAAGACTGTGCAACGGAGGTAG
- the LOC124181542 gene encoding BTB/POZ domain-containing protein 7 isoform X3, whose protein sequence is MEYPDTFRDTDFSLCIFCKKRKVYLISRRLVSGRAMNILRILIPCALQRGGESEGQGGGGGCWLTGGRRGDDSCMTQRMGASASSSPAAIGGDPIQAARLSSTGNPDQLGIIVRERKKKVTGFATLRKKFIRRRRSSKACDHGRVIRELVSSWSPLEAGALLEEYEALAALKDLHVQAELARPPAATFKQDLSTLYDYKHCTDADLVYRGACFPVHRALLSARCPYFRELLTGCPGYGARICLELRTPGIDVQMFSALLRYLYTGDICPHDASLDIALLRRLGEEFGTPNPLEHDLRYLLDTGDYADAALVFTSDGDYQRPDSGSSEYGFRPKLELPCHKAILSARSPFFRNLIQRRTRSGEDHTERALHIPTRIVLDECVIPKRYARVLLHAVYLDTVDLSLILRGSGCGNSAGSLGEVQALTHTGRVRPSPLEEAMELYQIGRFLELDILSQGCEDLILEWLTLDSLPTVLKWGSQPHGSAWVHRQALHFLREEFQPIASSPVLHQLDRAHLMSILQSHFLQASELEVLQAVLRWGEQELVRRMEDREPNLLSHTAHSVTRKGVKKRDLSDVELREILSELLPLVRMDHVLPPSSEILAQAIRRGLVSTPPSHMIGDERENLRVNAWIRGGKNNGLFVRPRLFMPYYEEIKALVEEQLVQEAELVRLRRARYIPDIPDTLYMVEEKPRSMGAVGLDILAAALPVPDSATMSAMLKREQKLRQSPGCQRAVSLPLSSRHEVNRQVRLRVVREFNLPDPVADLLENAACYRIGDPDENITGVEEINSGNVGSNVGNVAPVCYGRNMTFPRQASTYSHRHELPAIVTEGENYRLPGEQPENNSCSDGHLSDIMPDVAMATASFGALQLAEQQELELDLGDGASHLLQHATVSAGTVGPHHPLLPHQRQRRFPGPPPPYAHHRPGTGPSRFI, encoded by the exons ATGGAATATCCCGATACATTTAGAGACACTGACTTTTctctatgtattttttgtaAGAAACGAAAAGTGTATTTGATTAGCCGCAG gCTGGTGTCTGGGCGAGCGATGAACATACTCCGGATCCTGATCCCGTGTGCGTTGCAGCGAGGTGGAGAGAGCGAAGGGCAAGGCGGGGGTGGAGGTTGTTGGTTGACGGGAGGTAGGAGAGGGGATGATTCTTGCATGACCCAGAGGATGGGAGCTTCAGCTTCTTCCAGTCCCGCCGCTATCGGTGGAGACCCAATTCAGGCAGCTAGGCTTTCATCCACTGGTAATCCTGATCAATTGGGCATCATTGTTCG cgagagaaagaagaaagtaaCAGGATTTGCAACAttgcgaaagaaatttatCAGAAGACGACGTTCGTCGAAGGCCTGCGACCATGGAAGAGTTATTAGAGAATTGGTCTCGAGTTGGAGCCCTCTAGAAGCTGGTGCACTTTTGGAAGAATACGAGGCATTAGCTGCTCTGAAAGATCTACACGTACAAGCTGAGCTCGCGAGACCTCCAGCTGCAACTTTTAAACAAGATCTATCTACGTTGTATGATTATAAGCATTGTACCGATGCTGACCTTGTCTACAGAGGAGCATGTTTTCCAGTACACAGAGCACTCCTATCGGCTCGGTGCCCGTATTTTAGAGAACTACTGACAGGCTGTCCAG gatACGGTGCTCGAATATGCCTAGAATTAAGAACACCTGGAATAGATGTTCAGATGTTTTCTGCACTCCTACGTTATTTATATACAGGAGACATCTGTCCGCATGACGCGTCCCTCGATATAGCTCTTCTCCGGCGATTAGGAGAAGAGTTTGGTACGCCAAACCCCCTTGAACATGATCTCAGATATTTATTAGACACCGGTGATTACGCAGACGCTGCATTGGTCTTCACCTCTGATGGTGACTACCAGAGGCCAGATAGTGGGAGTTCGGAATACGGATTCCGACCAAAGTTGGAGCTACCTTGTCATAAAGCCATACTATCTGCTAGATCAccatttttcagaaatttgatACAAAGACGAACCAGATCAGGGGAAGATCACACAGAAAGAGCACTTCATATACCCACTAGAATAGTCCTAGATGAATGTGTGATACCTAAGAGATATGCAAGAGTATTGCTTCATGCTGTCTACTTGGACACAGTTGATCTATCATTGATACTAAGAGGCAGTGGGTGTGGAAACAGTGCAGGGAGTCTAGGAGAG GTGCAGGCGCTAACACATACAGGAAGAGTGAGACCAAGTCCTTTAGAAGAAGCTATGGAACTCTATCAAATAGGCAGATTTCTCGAACTCGACATACTCTCTCAAGGCTGTGAAGATCTCATACTGGAATGGCTCACCTTAGATTCTCTTCCTACCGTGCTTAA ATGGGGTAGCCAACCGCATGGGTCGGCGTGGGTTCATAGACAAGCATTACATTTTCTGAGAGAAGAATTTCAACCTATTGCATCATCTCCGGTCCTTCACCAATTGGATCGTGCACATCTGATGAGCATCCTCCAGAGCCATTTTCTACAAGCAAGTGAGCTTGAGGTATTGCAGGCCGTTCTCAGATGGGGTGAACAGGAATTGGTTCGCAGAATGGAAGATCGAGAACCCAATCTTCTTAGTCATACCGCGCATTCGGTCACTAGAAAAGGTGTCAAGAAACGAGATCTCAGTGACGTTGAATTACGTGAAATACTCAGCGAACTGTTACCCCTTGTTCGAATGGATCATGTTCTACCACCAAGTAGTGAAATTTTGGCTCAA GCTATTCGAAGAGGTCTGGTATCCACTCCACCAAGTCATATGATAGGAGATGAACGAGAAAACTTGAGAGTAAATGCTTGGATTAGAGGAGGCAAAAATAATGGTCTTTTCGTGAGGCCTCGATTATTCATGCCATATTACGAGGAGATAAAG GCTTTAGTCGAAGAACAGTTAGTTCAGGAGGCAGAATTGGTAAGGTTACGAAGAGCGCGCTACATTCCTGACATTCCGGACACTCTTTATATGGTTGAGGAGAAGCCAAGATCAATGGGTGCTGTTGGTCTTGATATTTTAGCTGCAGCTCTGCCAG TTCCAGACTCAGCAACTATGTCGGCGATGCTGAAACGAGAACAAAAATTGAGACAATCGCCCGGTTGTCAGCGTGCAGTCAGTCTGCCTCTGTCATCTCGACATGAAGTGAACCGGCAGGTACGGTTGCGTGTTGTAAGAGAGTTCAATCTACCTGATCCAGTTGCAGATCTTCTTGAg AATGCAGCCTGCTATCGCATAGGTGATCCAGATGAAAATATAACAGGAGTAGAAGAGATCAACAGTGGAAATGTAGGAAGTAACGTGGGGAATGTTGCTCCAGTATGCTATGGTAGAAACATGACGTTTCCTCGTCAAGCATCGACTTATTCTCACAGACATGAACTTCCAGCAATTGTTACCGAAGGAGAGAACTATAGACTTCCTGGAGAG CAGCCTGAGAACAATTCGTGCAGCGACGGACATTTGTCAGACATAATGCCAGATGTAGCTATGGCAACTGCATCATTCGGTGCCCTCCAATTGGCTGAGCAGCAGGAGTTGGAGTTGGATCTTGGAGATGGGGCCTCGCATCTCCTCCAGCATGCTACCGTTTCTGCAGGAACAGTCGGTCCCCATCATCCGTTGCTTCCTCATCAACGCCAAAGACGTTTTCCAGGCCCGCCTCCGCCGTATGCTCATCACCGTCCAGGAACTGGCCCATCTAGGTTCATATGA
- the LOC124181542 gene encoding BTB/POZ domain-containing protein 7 isoform X1, producing MEYPDTFRDTDFSLCIFCKKRKVYLISRRLVSGRAMNILRILIPCALQRGGESEGQGGGGGCWLTGGRRGDDSCMTQRMGASASSSPAAIGGDPIQAARLSSTGNPDQLGIIVRERKKKVTGFATLRKKFIRRRRSSKACDHGRVIRELVSSWSPLEAGALLEEYEALAALKDLHVQAELARPPAATFKQDLSTLYDYKHCTDADLVYRGACFPVHRALLSARCPYFRELLTGCPGYGARICLELRTPGIDVQMFSALLRYLYTGDICPHDASLDIALLRRLGEEFGTPNPLEHDLRYLLDTGDYADAALVFTSDGDYQRPDSGSSEYGFRPKLELPCHKAILSARSPFFRNLIQRRTRSGEDHTERALHIPTRIVLDECVIPKRYARVLLHAVYLDTVDLSLILRGSGCGNSAGSLGEVQALTHTGRVRPSPLEEAMELYQIGRFLELDILSQGCEDLILEWLTLDSLPTVLKWGSQPHGSAWVHRQALHFLREEFQPIASSPVLHQLDRAHLMSILQSHFLQASELEVLQAVLRWGEQELVRRMEDREPNLLSHTAHSVTRKGVKKRDLSDVELREILSELLPLVRMDHVLPPSSEILAQAIRRGLVSTPPSHMIGDERENLRVNAWIRGGKNNGLFVRPRLFMPYYEEIKALVEEQLVQEAELVRLRRARYIPDIPDTLYMVEEKPRSMGAVGLDILAAALPVPDSATMSAMLKREQKLRQSPGCQRAVSLPLSSRHEVNRQVRLRVVREFNLPDPVADLLENAACYRIGDPDENITGVEEINSGNVGSNVGNVAPVCYGRNMTFPRQASTYSHRHELPAIVTEGENYRLPGEQPENNSCSDGHLSDIMPDVAMATASFGALQLAEQQELELDLGDGASHLLQHATVSAGTVGPHHPLLPHQRQRRFPGPPPPYAHHRPGTGPSRKTVQRR from the exons ATGGAATATCCCGATACATTTAGAGACACTGACTTTTctctatgtattttttgtaAGAAACGAAAAGTGTATTTGATTAGCCGCAG gCTGGTGTCTGGGCGAGCGATGAACATACTCCGGATCCTGATCCCGTGTGCGTTGCAGCGAGGTGGAGAGAGCGAAGGGCAAGGCGGGGGTGGAGGTTGTTGGTTGACGGGAGGTAGGAGAGGGGATGATTCTTGCATGACCCAGAGGATGGGAGCTTCAGCTTCTTCCAGTCCCGCCGCTATCGGTGGAGACCCAATTCAGGCAGCTAGGCTTTCATCCACTGGTAATCCTGATCAATTGGGCATCATTGTTCG cgagagaaagaagaaagtaaCAGGATTTGCAACAttgcgaaagaaatttatCAGAAGACGACGTTCGTCGAAGGCCTGCGACCATGGAAGAGTTATTAGAGAATTGGTCTCGAGTTGGAGCCCTCTAGAAGCTGGTGCACTTTTGGAAGAATACGAGGCATTAGCTGCTCTGAAAGATCTACACGTACAAGCTGAGCTCGCGAGACCTCCAGCTGCAACTTTTAAACAAGATCTATCTACGTTGTATGATTATAAGCATTGTACCGATGCTGACCTTGTCTACAGAGGAGCATGTTTTCCAGTACACAGAGCACTCCTATCGGCTCGGTGCCCGTATTTTAGAGAACTACTGACAGGCTGTCCAG gatACGGTGCTCGAATATGCCTAGAATTAAGAACACCTGGAATAGATGTTCAGATGTTTTCTGCACTCCTACGTTATTTATATACAGGAGACATCTGTCCGCATGACGCGTCCCTCGATATAGCTCTTCTCCGGCGATTAGGAGAAGAGTTTGGTACGCCAAACCCCCTTGAACATGATCTCAGATATTTATTAGACACCGGTGATTACGCAGACGCTGCATTGGTCTTCACCTCTGATGGTGACTACCAGAGGCCAGATAGTGGGAGTTCGGAATACGGATTCCGACCAAAGTTGGAGCTACCTTGTCATAAAGCCATACTATCTGCTAGATCAccatttttcagaaatttgatACAAAGACGAACCAGATCAGGGGAAGATCACACAGAAAGAGCACTTCATATACCCACTAGAATAGTCCTAGATGAATGTGTGATACCTAAGAGATATGCAAGAGTATTGCTTCATGCTGTCTACTTGGACACAGTTGATCTATCATTGATACTAAGAGGCAGTGGGTGTGGAAACAGTGCAGGGAGTCTAGGAGAG GTGCAGGCGCTAACACATACAGGAAGAGTGAGACCAAGTCCTTTAGAAGAAGCTATGGAACTCTATCAAATAGGCAGATTTCTCGAACTCGACATACTCTCTCAAGGCTGTGAAGATCTCATACTGGAATGGCTCACCTTAGATTCTCTTCCTACCGTGCTTAA ATGGGGTAGCCAACCGCATGGGTCGGCGTGGGTTCATAGACAAGCATTACATTTTCTGAGAGAAGAATTTCAACCTATTGCATCATCTCCGGTCCTTCACCAATTGGATCGTGCACATCTGATGAGCATCCTCCAGAGCCATTTTCTACAAGCAAGTGAGCTTGAGGTATTGCAGGCCGTTCTCAGATGGGGTGAACAGGAATTGGTTCGCAGAATGGAAGATCGAGAACCCAATCTTCTTAGTCATACCGCGCATTCGGTCACTAGAAAAGGTGTCAAGAAACGAGATCTCAGTGACGTTGAATTACGTGAAATACTCAGCGAACTGTTACCCCTTGTTCGAATGGATCATGTTCTACCACCAAGTAGTGAAATTTTGGCTCAA GCTATTCGAAGAGGTCTGGTATCCACTCCACCAAGTCATATGATAGGAGATGAACGAGAAAACTTGAGAGTAAATGCTTGGATTAGAGGAGGCAAAAATAATGGTCTTTTCGTGAGGCCTCGATTATTCATGCCATATTACGAGGAGATAAAG GCTTTAGTCGAAGAACAGTTAGTTCAGGAGGCAGAATTGGTAAGGTTACGAAGAGCGCGCTACATTCCTGACATTCCGGACACTCTTTATATGGTTGAGGAGAAGCCAAGATCAATGGGTGCTGTTGGTCTTGATATTTTAGCTGCAGCTCTGCCAG TTCCAGACTCAGCAACTATGTCGGCGATGCTGAAACGAGAACAAAAATTGAGACAATCGCCCGGTTGTCAGCGTGCAGTCAGTCTGCCTCTGTCATCTCGACATGAAGTGAACCGGCAGGTACGGTTGCGTGTTGTAAGAGAGTTCAATCTACCTGATCCAGTTGCAGATCTTCTTGAg AATGCAGCCTGCTATCGCATAGGTGATCCAGATGAAAATATAACAGGAGTAGAAGAGATCAACAGTGGAAATGTAGGAAGTAACGTGGGGAATGTTGCTCCAGTATGCTATGGTAGAAACATGACGTTTCCTCGTCAAGCATCGACTTATTCTCACAGACATGAACTTCCAGCAATTGTTACCGAAGGAGAGAACTATAGACTTCCTGGAGAG CAGCCTGAGAACAATTCGTGCAGCGACGGACATTTGTCAGACATAATGCCAGATGTAGCTATGGCAACTGCATCATTCGGTGCCCTCCAATTGGCTGAGCAGCAGGAGTTGGAGTTGGATCTTGGAGATGGGGCCTCGCATCTCCTCCAGCATGCTACCGTTTCTGCAGGAACAGTCGGTCCCCATCATCCGTTGCTTCCTCATCAACGCCAAAGACGTTTTCCAGGCCCGCCTCCGCCGTATGCTCATCACCGTCCAGGAACTGGCCCATCTAG GAAGACTGTGCAACGGAGGTAG